The Hymenobacter sp. DG01 genome has a segment encoding these proteins:
- a CDS encoding sigma-54 dependent transcriptional regulator encodes MSVPLPVSIFIVEDNAWYGELLEYKLAQNPDYSIRRFTTAQACLDNLSDKPDIITLDYSLPDGTGDQVLRQIKERLPEVAVIAISGQEDVRTAIGLLRQGAYDYLVKDEETADRLWNTVGNIRKQLELRQENTRLKEQIGQKYDPQRAILGESAQIKQLHSLIDKAARTNITVSISGETGTGKELVAKAIHFRSDRRDAAFVAVNVAAIPRDLLESELFGHEKGAFTGAIGRRIGRFEEAHKGTLFLDEISELDLGLQAKLLRVLQEREVTRVGGNSRIPFDARLMVATHRDLNQEVKEGRFREDLYYRLLGLPIMLPPLRERGHDILLLANAFLKEFCSQNNMVPCSLSSPAQQKLLQYNFPGNVRELKAVVELAAVLAENDQIQPQDLPLRHGPTDMAAPGATTNESLRVQMANIVQRYLDAHNGNILQVAAKLQIGKSTIYRMVQNNEVRIR; translated from the coding sequence ATGAGCGTACCGTTACCTGTTTCCATCTTTATTGTCGAGGACAATGCCTGGTATGGTGAGCTACTTGAATACAAGCTGGCTCAGAATCCAGATTATTCCATCCGCCGCTTTACCACTGCCCAGGCCTGCCTGGATAACCTGAGCGACAAACCCGATATCATTACCCTGGACTACTCTCTGCCCGACGGCACCGGCGACCAGGTCTTGCGCCAGATCAAGGAACGCTTACCCGAGGTGGCGGTCATTGCTATTTCGGGGCAGGAGGATGTGCGCACGGCCATTGGTCTGCTGCGCCAGGGCGCGTATGACTACCTGGTAAAGGACGAGGAAACCGCCGACCGGCTGTGGAACACGGTGGGCAACATCCGCAAGCAGCTGGAACTGCGCCAGGAAAATACGCGCCTGAAGGAGCAGATTGGGCAGAAGTATGACCCGCAGCGAGCTATTCTGGGCGAAAGTGCCCAAATCAAGCAGCTGCACTCCCTCATCGACAAGGCTGCCCGCACTAACATCACAGTTTCTATTAGTGGGGAAACTGGCACGGGCAAGGAACTGGTAGCCAAAGCCATTCACTTCCGCTCCGACCGCCGCGACGCGGCCTTCGTAGCCGTAAACGTGGCGGCCATTCCGCGCGACTTGCTGGAGAGCGAGCTGTTCGGACACGAAAAGGGCGCCTTTACCGGCGCCATTGGCCGGCGCATTGGCCGCTTTGAGGAGGCGCATAAAGGCACCCTGTTTCTGGATGAAATTTCGGAGCTGGACCTGGGGTTGCAGGCCAAGCTGCTGCGCGTGCTGCAGGAGCGGGAAGTAACCCGGGTAGGAGGCAATTCCCGGATTCCCTTTGATGCCCGCCTGATGGTAGCCACGCACCGCGACCTGAACCAGGAGGTGAAGGAGGGCCGCTTCCGCGAAGACCTGTATTACCGCCTGCTGGGGCTGCCTATTATGCTGCCGCCCCTGCGGGAGCGGGGCCACGATATCCTGCTGCTGGCTAATGCCTTCCTGAAAGAGTTTTGCTCTCAGAACAACATGGTCCCCTGCTCGCTCTCCAGCCCGGCCCAGCAGAAGCTGCTGCAGTACAACTTCCCGGGCAACGTGCGGGAGCTGAAGGCCGTGGTAGAGCTGGCGGCGGTACTGGCCGAAAACGACCAGATTCAGCCCCAGGACCTACCCCTGCGCCACGGCCCCACTGATATGGCAGCCCCCGGTGCTACTACCAATGAGTCGTTGCGGGTGCAGATGGCCAACATCGTGCAGCGCTATCTGGATGCCCACAACGGAAATATTCTGCAGGTAGCGGCCAAGCTGCAAATCGGGAAGTCCACTATTTATCGTATGGTTCAGAACAACGAAGTGCGGATTCGCTGA
- a CDS encoding DNA/RNA non-specific endonuclease: MYRTLSRVLGLALLTSCVVSCSKNEVAPTATPVAVPQSANATATRDSHLTMGNPSGATANTANYWNYLVSKTQYAMSYHRDRGTPNWVSWHLSSAWLGSTPRQDNFAPDNTLPSGWYRPTSTSYTGSGFDRGHQCPSADRTGSVADNSATFLMSNMIPQAPNNNQRTWAGLENYCRTLVDAGNELYIICGSYGKGGTGSNGYATTLDAGRVTVPAQVWKVIVVLPNGSGDAARVTSSTRVIAINTPNNNSLLTTWGSYRTTVDAIEAATGYDLLSAVSTSVQSVVEARVDNGPTS, from the coding sequence ATGTACCGCACCCTTTCCCGTGTACTAGGCCTGGCCCTGCTGACCAGCTGCGTCGTGTCCTGCTCTAAAAACGAGGTAGCGCCCACCGCTACCCCCGTAGCCGTCCCGCAGTCTGCCAATGCTACCGCCACCCGCGACAGCCACCTGACCATGGGCAACCCCAGTGGCGCCACGGCCAACACGGCCAACTACTGGAACTACCTCGTGTCGAAGACACAGTACGCCATGTCGTACCACCGCGACCGGGGCACGCCCAACTGGGTAAGCTGGCACCTGAGCAGCGCCTGGCTGGGCAGCACTCCTCGCCAGGACAATTTCGCCCCCGATAACACGCTGCCCTCCGGCTGGTACCGCCCCACGAGCACCAGCTACACGGGCTCGGGGTTTGACCGCGGCCACCAGTGCCCCTCCGCCGATCGTACAGGCTCCGTGGCCGACAACTCGGCTACGTTCCTGATGAGCAACATGATTCCGCAGGCGCCCAACAACAACCAGCGCACCTGGGCCGGGCTCGAGAACTATTGCCGCACCCTGGTAGATGCCGGCAACGAGCTGTACATCATCTGCGGTAGCTACGGCAAAGGCGGCACCGGCTCCAACGGCTATGCTACCACCCTCGATGCCGGCCGGGTAACCGTTCCGGCCCAGGTATGGAAAGTGATTGTAGTGCTGCCCAACGGCTCCGGCGATGCTGCCCGCGTAACCAGCAGCACCCGCGTTATCGCCATCAACACCCCCAACAACAACTCCCTGCTGACTACTTGGGGCTCGTACCGCACTACGGTTGATGCCATTGAGGCTGCCACCGGCTACGACCTGTTGTCGGCGGTATCCACTTCGGTGCAGAGCGTGGTGGAGGCCCGCGTTGATAACGGCCCCACCAGCTGA
- a CDS encoding T9SS type A sorting domain-containing protein, whose product MKPLYSLLLGRPLLVALVLLCFGARAGWAASAPIYTNTGKEGASFTRSCTTVLGITTCFGNISNPELATDSDFNSAATMDVPASLLTGSVRLRMNLTDIAPANYRAGVVVERDGQALSLLGLSLANAVVVRTYLKTGTTVTLQEEHPVDVNLASTLLGSNTGKIRLEFVAAKRFNQIEVEAASVLSLGYDLKVYYGYAIDANVINTANGYVSRFENPAPSAYSTEVITNGVSVCVNSRVSNPQSAVDKDLTNYATMRSLLDVSCPTTLRTQLEGTAPGGYQAGFVLGSGGLLDVKALEGLRVTTYLGGVVQESGAGASLLNLEVLGNQQYNVSFPTTKPFDRVEIQQTKLLSALDDLRVYYGFGVEPRVFRDLDPRLSEFVDPAGNYQVNGSLVCVNCSVTNPQNAADNDLKNNYATVRTGLSVGGTTRLKLRLDGPGRAGNVAGALLGLGSGLLDARLLSNVRINTYTGALGTTAGSTDGAQLVESAVGSSLLNVELLADGRQEVSFLTTRDFDWVEIELTNGISLLDNTQVYYGFAEDRPTGFPSTITVPRPLPVQLTSFTARPSGAGVSLAWQTATELNSSFFVVERSVQAATGFEAVGQVAAAGSSSSVQRYTLLDATAGALDAPTLYYRLRQVDRDGTEVYSSVAVVRLRTAPVVFAVYPNPATASDIIRAELPALAEGSYHVLVYNMKGALVNRQQVTQQVLGLTSLRLHAGLYQVVLADAAGQRVATQRLVVNGR is encoded by the coding sequence ATGAAGCCACTTTACTCTCTCCTTCTTGGACGGCCACTGCTGGTGGCGCTTGTTCTGCTATGCTTCGGAGCCCGCGCCGGTTGGGCAGCTAGTGCCCCTATCTACACTAATACCGGCAAAGAGGGCGCAAGCTTTACGCGCAGCTGCACTACGGTACTAGGCATCACGACCTGTTTCGGTAACATATCGAACCCAGAGCTGGCCACCGACAGTGATTTTAACTCGGCTGCCACCATGGATGTGCCGGCCTCCCTGCTGACGGGCTCCGTGCGGCTGCGCATGAACCTGACCGATATTGCTCCGGCCAACTACCGGGCCGGTGTGGTAGTAGAGCGTGATGGCCAAGCCCTGAGTCTCTTAGGATTAAGCCTGGCTAATGCTGTGGTAGTCAGAACCTACTTGAAAACCGGCACCACGGTAACGCTGCAGGAGGAGCACCCGGTAGATGTTAATCTGGCCAGTACATTGTTGGGTAGCAACACCGGCAAAATCCGGCTGGAGTTTGTGGCTGCCAAGCGCTTCAACCAGATAGAGGTAGAAGCCGCATCCGTGTTGAGCCTGGGCTACGACCTGAAAGTGTATTACGGTTATGCTATTGATGCCAACGTAATAAATACCGCCAATGGCTACGTTTCTCGTTTTGAGAATCCGGCACCTAGCGCGTACAGCACAGAAGTAATAACCAACGGCGTTAGTGTGTGCGTCAATTCCCGGGTGAGCAATCCGCAGAGCGCTGTGGATAAAGACCTGACCAACTACGCCACCATGCGCTCCTTGCTGGATGTAAGCTGCCCTACTACCCTGCGCACTCAGCTGGAGGGCACAGCGCCAGGTGGCTATCAGGCTGGTTTTGTACTGGGCAGCGGCGGCCTGTTGGATGTAAAGGCTCTCGAAGGCCTGCGGGTGACAACATACCTGGGCGGAGTTGTCCAGGAGTCGGGGGCGGGAGCCAGCCTCCTGAACCTGGAGGTGCTGGGCAACCAGCAGTATAACGTCAGCTTTCCTACTACCAAGCCTTTCGACCGGGTCGAGATTCAGCAAACCAAACTGCTTAGCGCCCTCGACGATTTGCGCGTGTACTATGGCTTTGGCGTAGAGCCCCGCGTATTCCGTGACCTGGATCCCCGGCTATCGGAGTTTGTGGACCCCGCCGGTAACTATCAGGTAAACGGTAGCCTAGTGTGCGTGAACTGCTCTGTGACTAACCCCCAGAACGCGGCCGACAACGACCTGAAAAACAACTATGCTACCGTACGCACTGGCCTGAGCGTAGGCGGAACTACCCGCCTTAAGCTTCGTCTCGACGGGCCCGGCCGGGCCGGCAACGTAGCGGGGGCTTTACTGGGCCTTGGCTCGGGCCTGCTGGATGCGCGCCTGCTCTCCAACGTCCGGATCAATACGTACACGGGTGCGCTCGGCACCACTGCCGGCAGCACCGATGGGGCTCAGCTGGTTGAAAGCGCCGTGGGTAGCTCCCTGCTGAATGTGGAGCTGTTAGCCGATGGCCGGCAGGAAGTATCCTTCCTAACCACCCGCGACTTCGACTGGGTTGAAATAGAGCTGACCAACGGCATAAGCCTGCTTGATAACACCCAAGTGTATTATGGCTTCGCCGAGGACCGTCCTACAGGCTTCCCCTCCACGATTACCGTGCCCCGACCCCTGCCGGTGCAGCTGACCAGCTTTACTGCCCGTCCGAGCGGTGCCGGGGTCAGCCTGGCTTGGCAAACCGCTACCGAGCTAAACAGCAGCTTCTTTGTTGTGGAGCGCTCCGTGCAGGCCGCTACCGGCTTCGAGGCCGTGGGGCAGGTAGCCGCCGCAGGCTCCTCTTCCTCGGTGCAGCGCTACACCCTGCTGGATGCCACGGCCGGAGCGCTGGACGCCCCTACCCTCTATTACCGCCTGCGGCAGGTAGATCGGGACGGTACGGAGGTCTATTCGTCCGTGGCGGTGGTGCGCTTGCGCACGGCGCCGGTTGTCTTCGCGGTTTATCCCAATCCGGCTACCGCCTCTGATATTATCCGGGCTGAGCTGCCGGCCCTGGCCGAAGGGAGCTACCACGTATTGGTGTACAACATGAAGGGAGCACTAGTGAACCGCCAGCAAGTAACGCAGCAGGTGTTGGGTCTTACCTCCTTACGGCTGCATGCCGGCCTTTACCAGGTAGTGCTGGCTGATGCCGCCGGTCAGCGCGTTGCCACGCAACGGCTAGTCGTGAACGGCCGCTAA
- a CDS encoding DUF4468 domain-containing protein, translating into MKKVLLAWLLTGALALAPEAWAQSDAPTTIEYSERVPAEGAGKTALYQRALDWSQNKFAYKPVSGLKTEEGTGAVRMTGTSKLKRVDNKGKDQEVAVLFDFVFRANDNGYEYSVNSFRVVPDPKQPTQVISFDEYRSELRADKSNERTHNDRRLTAQAVSLASEAAMSFRSYMNSTPAEGHIGVAGGEN; encoded by the coding sequence ATGAAAAAAGTACTACTAGCTTGGCTACTGACCGGCGCATTGGCGTTGGCACCGGAGGCGTGGGCCCAGAGCGATGCGCCAACCACCATTGAGTACAGCGAACGAGTACCGGCGGAGGGAGCCGGCAAAACAGCTCTCTACCAGCGGGCGCTCGACTGGAGCCAGAATAAGTTTGCGTATAAGCCGGTTTCGGGACTGAAGACGGAAGAAGGGACCGGGGCCGTGCGCATGACCGGAACCAGCAAGCTGAAGCGAGTTGACAACAAAGGCAAGGACCAGGAGGTAGCCGTGCTGTTTGACTTCGTGTTTCGGGCCAACGACAATGGCTACGAGTATAGCGTAAACTCCTTCCGGGTGGTGCCGGACCCCAAGCAGCCTACCCAGGTCATTTCGTTTGATGAGTATCGGTCGGAGCTGCGCGCCGACAAAAGCAACGAGCGCACCCACAACGACCGTCGGCTGACGGCCCAGGCGGTTTCCCTCGCCAGCGAGGCCGCCATGTCGTTCCGCTCCTACATGAATAGTACGCCCGCCGAGGGCCATATTGGGGTAGCCGGAGGCGAAAACTAG
- a CDS encoding PAS domain-containing hybrid sensor histidine kinase/response regulator — protein MSSIGTRHLERQLRQARKAWQRAQADCEEARRQVTELRARTLAAAAQATALLETMSTAILAEDQNRIITLLNQRLCDLFGLPHPPSYYLGKHTLDLVREGRILRQDEQSNRQRNQQLRQAQQRASGQLIPLQNGTILQQDYLPIVQNGVTMLHIWSYEDVTVHQRAQQRVQELSRLAEQSPQPIIRFNREAEAQYANPAATAVLTALYEPGSLDSLNMLRQEIAQTLSTGQPRTVEKRLGEEFYLWTIAPLLQEQEANVYLTTITERRRAEAELVRSQLFTARINDTVPDIVFLFDMDLYTVLYCNRQVELMLGYTEEEIREMGSQLPQLLIHPEDLATVRRKQFFLQNMGEGQVSTSEYRFQHRNGQWRWLSLKSTAFTRHPDGTVWQIVGSAADVTERRTTEEELRQSRLFVERITNTTPHLIYIYDVKTQTNVYCNRFIETMLGYSEHELQGMRQSMLRQLMPESERERVLRHFEEVARVADGQILHLEFFLYHRNGSIRWLRISNTPFERNERGQVQRIVGSAEDITRWKIADEQRRSANRRLAEQNRLFRQVIDTVPNLIYLKDGNGNYILANQATAHLYNLGNDELLQTPAPQLQQMFPDLVRYRVQDERVIQSRQEVAQEDTFTDAHGQMHWFHTIKRPFVLADGTVQVLGVDNDITELKRTGHALQEAKEAAEQNAHARQTFLTNMSHEIRTPMNGIMGLAELMAKTPLTDEQQQYLHHIRHSAEHLLVVINDILDMAQLGAGRVRLESVPFELTEVLKTSCQALMPKAAEKGISLRLQLPPEPTTSWVLGDPYRLRQILLNLLSNAIKFTDKGHVLLTCRCLSQTPDQLTYQFAVLDTGIGISEGQLQQLFEPFTQAEASTAREYGGSGLGLSISRGLVELLGGELTAESRLHHGSTFRFALRFGVAAAPAPTTPTPAPEFQRLRGCRVLLTEDNRVNQLLVQVILRNWGMEVHTASSGPEALTLFRQHHYDVVLMDIQMPGMDGIAASRLLREHPDPERAATPIVALTAHAMHGEAERYHSAGLDGYLSKPFKEEDLFQTIAELIYPQGLPQPQPEAPLPTPAPEPTTPPLPAGKLYDLSGLRRLSNNDEKFVRRLATLFINTTPPVVAELESHLQNRNLEQLGAAAHHLKSSIDGLQVQALRTVLRDLEAAAHAPDTAEWPALQRGVEQVRQTVDEVVRQLRQEFPAE, from the coding sequence ATGAGTTCTATCGGTACTCGTCACTTGGAGCGCCAGTTACGCCAGGCCCGCAAGGCCTGGCAGCGGGCCCAGGCCGACTGTGAAGAGGCCCGCCGCCAGGTGACGGAGCTCAGAGCCCGGACCTTGGCGGCGGCGGCCCAGGCTACGGCGCTGCTGGAAACCATGAGCACCGCCATTCTGGCCGAAGATCAGAACCGGATTATCACCCTGCTCAACCAGCGCCTTTGCGACCTGTTCGGGCTACCCCATCCGCCCTCCTACTACCTGGGCAAACACACCCTGGACCTAGTGCGGGAGGGCCGTATTTTGCGCCAGGATGAGCAGAGCAATCGGCAGCGGAACCAGCAGCTGCGGCAGGCGCAGCAGCGGGCAAGCGGCCAGTTGATTCCGCTGCAGAATGGCACCATTCTGCAGCAGGACTACCTGCCCATTGTGCAGAACGGTGTGACCATGTTGCATATCTGGAGCTACGAGGACGTGACCGTGCACCAGCGGGCCCAGCAGCGGGTGCAGGAGCTTTCCCGCCTGGCCGAGCAAAGTCCGCAGCCCATTATCCGGTTTAACCGCGAGGCCGAAGCCCAGTACGCTAATCCGGCGGCCACGGCCGTGCTAACGGCCCTGTACGAGCCCGGCAGCCTCGACAGCCTGAACATGCTGCGCCAGGAAATTGCCCAGACCCTGAGTACCGGCCAGCCCCGCACCGTGGAAAAGCGCCTCGGCGAAGAGTTTTACCTCTGGACCATTGCCCCCCTGCTGCAAGAGCAGGAAGCCAACGTGTACCTGACCACCATTACCGAGCGGCGGCGGGCGGAAGCAGAGCTGGTGCGCAGCCAGCTGTTCACGGCGCGCATCAACGACACGGTTCCGGACATTGTGTTCCTGTTCGATATGGACTTGTACACCGTGCTGTACTGCAACCGCCAGGTTGAGCTCATGCTGGGCTATACCGAAGAGGAAATCCGGGAAATGGGCTCTCAGCTACCCCAGCTGCTTATTCATCCGGAAGACCTGGCCACGGTGCGCCGGAAACAATTTTTTCTGCAGAACATGGGCGAGGGCCAGGTGTCCACGTCGGAGTACCGGTTTCAGCACCGCAACGGCCAGTGGCGGTGGCTAAGCCTCAAAAGTACCGCCTTCACGCGCCACCCCGATGGCACCGTGTGGCAGATAGTGGGCTCGGCGGCCGACGTGACAGAGCGCCGCACCACGGAGGAAGAGCTGCGCCAGAGCCGCCTGTTCGTGGAACGCATCACGAACACTACCCCCCACCTGATTTACATCTACGATGTAAAAACCCAGACCAACGTGTACTGCAACCGCTTTATTGAAACGATGCTGGGCTACTCCGAGCACGAGCTGCAGGGCATGCGCCAGAGCATGCTGCGTCAGCTTATGCCGGAGTCGGAGCGGGAGCGGGTGCTGCGGCACTTTGAGGAGGTAGCGCGGGTAGCCGACGGGCAGATTCTGCACCTGGAGTTTTTCCTTTACCACCGCAACGGCTCCATCCGCTGGCTGCGCATCAGCAATACGCCGTTTGAGCGCAATGAGCGCGGCCAGGTACAGCGCATCGTGGGCTCGGCGGAGGACATTACCCGCTGGAAAATAGCCGACGAGCAGCGGCGTTCCGCCAACCGCCGCCTGGCCGAACAGAACCGCCTGTTCCGGCAGGTAATTGACACGGTGCCCAACCTCATTTACCTCAAGGACGGCAACGGCAATTACATTCTGGCCAACCAGGCCACGGCCCACCTCTACAATCTGGGCAACGACGAGCTGCTGCAAACCCCCGCCCCGCAGCTCCAGCAGATGTTTCCGGACCTGGTCCGCTACCGCGTGCAGGATGAGCGGGTTATCCAGAGCCGGCAGGAGGTAGCCCAGGAAGACACTTTCACCGATGCTCACGGCCAGATGCACTGGTTTCATACCATCAAGCGGCCCTTTGTGCTGGCCGATGGCACGGTACAGGTGCTGGGGGTTGATAACGACATTACGGAGCTGAAGCGCACGGGCCATGCCCTGCAGGAAGCCAAGGAAGCCGCCGAGCAGAACGCCCATGCCCGCCAGACCTTTCTTACCAATATGAGCCACGAAATCCGGACCCCCATGAACGGCATCATGGGGCTGGCGGAGCTTATGGCCAAAACGCCCCTTACCGACGAGCAGCAGCAGTACCTGCACCACATCCGCCACTCGGCCGAGCACCTGCTGGTGGTTATCAACGACATCCTGGACATGGCTCAGCTGGGGGCCGGGCGCGTGCGCCTGGAGTCAGTGCCCTTCGAGCTGACGGAAGTGCTGAAAACCAGTTGCCAGGCCCTAATGCCCAAAGCCGCCGAAAAAGGCATCAGTCTGCGCCTGCAGCTCCCGCCGGAGCCCACTACTTCCTGGGTGCTGGGTGACCCCTACCGCCTGCGCCAGATTCTATTAAACCTGCTCAGCAACGCCATTAAGTTCACGGATAAGGGCCATGTGCTGCTTACCTGCCGCTGCCTGAGCCAGACTCCTGATCAGCTGACCTACCAGTTTGCGGTGCTCGATACCGGCATCGGCATTTCGGAGGGGCAGCTGCAGCAGCTGTTTGAGCCCTTTACCCAGGCCGAGGCCAGCACGGCCCGCGAGTACGGGGGCTCGGGGCTGGGCCTGAGCATTTCGCGGGGGTTGGTGGAGCTGCTGGGCGGCGAGCTGACGGCCGAAAGCCGCTTGCACCACGGCAGTACCTTCCGGTTCGCACTGCGCTTTGGGGTAGCAGCGGCCCCGGCCCCCACGACGCCTACCCCCGCCCCGGAGTTTCAGCGTCTGCGGGGCTGCCGGGTGCTACTTACTGAGGACAACCGCGTAAACCAGCTGCTGGTGCAGGTTATACTCCGGAACTGGGGCATGGAAGTGCACACTGCTTCCTCAGGCCCCGAGGCCCTGACCCTGTTCCGCCAGCACCACTACGACGTAGTGCTCATGGACATACAGATGCCCGGCATGGATGGCATAGCCGCCTCCCGCCTGCTGCGCGAGCACCCCGATCCGGAGCGAGCGGCTACCCCCATCGTCGCGCTAACGGCTCACGCCATGCACGGCGAAGCGGAGCGCTACCATTCGGCTGGCCTTGATGGCTACCTTTCCAAGCCTTTCAAGGAAGAGGATCTGTTTCAAACCATTGCCGAGCTGATCTACCCCCAGGGCCTGCCCCAACCTCAACCTGAGGCCCCCCTCCCTACCCCTGCCCCCGAGCCCACCACTCCGCCCCTGCCCGCCGGAAAGCTCTACGACCTGAGCGGGCTGCGCCGGCTTTCCAACAACGACGAAAAATTTGTCCGGCGGTTGGCTACCCTGTTTATCAACACAACTCCGCCGGTAGTAGCTGAGCTGGAAAGCCACCTCCAAAACCGAAATCTGGAGCAGCTGGGGGCGGCTGCCCACCACCTGAAAAGCTCCATCGACGGGCTGCAGGTGCAGGCGCTCCGCACCGTGCTGCGCGACCTGGAAGCGGCAGCGCACGCCCCTGACACCGCCGAGTGGCCCGCGCTGCAGCGTGGCGTGGAGCAGGTACGCCAAACCGTGGACGAGGTGGTGCGGCAGCTTCGGCAGGAGTTTCCCGCGGAATAG